CCCGCTTGGGCGCGACATGGCCTATACTTTGCGCGAACCCTTGGGGGTCTGCGCAGGAATCGGGGCATGGAACTACCCGATCCAGATTGCCGCGTGGAAAGCCGCGCCCGCTTTGGCCTTTGGCAATGCGCTGGTGTTCAAACCGTCCGAGGTGACGCCACTGTCGGCTTTGGCGCTGGCCGAGATATTGACCGAAGCGGGCCTGCCCGCAGGCCTGTTCAACGTGGTGCAAGGCGCGGGCGATGTGGGCGCAGCACTGGTGAGCGACAGCCGCGTGGCCAAGGTTTCGCTGACCGGGTCGGTGCCAACGGGGCGCAAGGTCTATGCGCAAGCTGCCGAGGGCATTCGCGCAGTCACCATGGAGCTGGGCGGCAAATCGCCCCTGATCGTGTTCGAGGATGCCGATCTTGACAATGCTGTGGGCGCGGCGATGCTGGGGAATTTCTATTCCTCGGGGCAGATCTGCACCAATGGCACGCGGGTGTTCGTGGCCCGCGCGGTGCTGGAGCCGTTTCTGGAGCGTCTGGTCGCGCGCACAAAGCGCATTGTCCTGGGCGATCCGCTGGACGAGGCCACGCAGATGGGGCCGCTGGTCAGTGCCGCGCAGGCAGAGCGGGTGATGGGCTATATCGCGCGCGGCGTGGCCCAAGGCGCGCGGCTGGTTTGCGGCGGCAAATCGGCGGGCGGCTGGTTCGTGGAACCGACCGTCTTCGCCGATGTGACCGACGAGATGACCATTGCCCGCGAAGAGATTTTCGGCCCGGTGATGTCGGTGCTGGCCTTCGACGACGAGGATGAGGTGATCGTCCGCGCCAATGCCACGGAATACGGGCTGGCGGCAGGGGTGTTCACGCGCGACCTGACCCGCGCGCACCGGGTGGTGGGGCGGTTGCAGGCGGGCACCTGCTGGATCAACGCCTATAACCTGACGCCGGTGGAAATGCCCTTCGGCGGGGTCAAGGCCAGCGGCGTCGGGCGTGAGAATGGCCATGCGGCGCTGGAGCATTACACGCGGGTGAAGTCCGTCTACCTTGGAATGGGGGATGTCGATGCGCCCTATTGAGCGGTTTCAACCAAATTGCCGCGCCTTGCGGCGCGAAGAGATTTGACGCTGGCCCGCCTGTCGGCGGGCGTTTTGCCCCGGCGTCGGTATGGGGCGGCAGGTGTCGTTATTTTGCTGAGAGGCGGTTCAGGGGCAGGTCTGCCCTGAACGCGCCATATCGAGTGTATCGCGGGTCAGGCCGCGTCAAGGACAAGCCGCGCGTTTCGCGCGGTCGCTGGCGCGATCCTTGACCCGGCCTGTCCCGCTTTGGAGCCAAGAATGATGCAGGCGGATTATGTGGTTGTGGGCGCAGGGTCGGGCGGTTGCGCAGTGGCGTATCGGCTGGCCGAAGCGGGCCATTCGGTGATCGTGGTGGAAGCGGGCGGGTCGGATGCCGGGCCGTTCATCCAGATGCCGGGTGCGCTGTCTTACCCAATGAACATGGCCCGCTATGACTGGGGCTACCAGACAGAGCCGGAGCCGCATTTGGGCGGACGGCGGCTGGCCTGCCCGCGGGGGCGGGTGCTGGGCGGGTCCAGCAGCATCAATGGCATGGTCTATGTGCGCGGCCATGCCCGCGATTTCGACCATTGGGCCGATCAGGGGGCCGATGGCTGGCGCTTTGCCGATGTGCTGCCCTATTTCCGCCGGATGGAGAATTGGCAGCCGGGCGCAAGCCCGTGGCGCGGGCAGGGCGGGCCGCTGCATGTGTCGCGCGGCAAGCGCGAGAACCCGCTATTCGCGGCCTTTGTCGAAGCGGGGCGGCAGGCGGGCTACCCGGTGACCGAGGATTACAACGGCGCGCAGCAGGAAGGGTTCGGCGCGATGGAGGCGACGATCCACGCGGGCCAGCGCTGGTCCGCCGCGCGCGCCTATTTGCGCCCTGCGATGGCCACGGGGCGGGTGCGTGTGGTGCGCGGTCTGGCCGCGCGCGTGGTGTTTGACGCGGCCAATCGCGCCACCGGCGTGGCTTTGCAAGGCGGGCGCATCTGCCACGCAAATGCAGAGGTCGTGCTGGCGGCCAGCAGCCTGAACACGCCGAAATTGCTGATGCTGTCGGGCATCGGCCCCGCCGCGCATTTGGCAGAGCATGGGATCACACCGCGCGCCGACCGCGCAGGCGTGGGGCAGAACCTGCAAGACCATCTGGAACTGTATCTGCAATACGCCGCCAGCCAGCCGATCACGCTGTTCAAATATTGGAACCTGCCGGGCAAGGCTTGGGTCGGGGCGCAATGGTTGCTGGCACGCAAAGGCCCCGGCGCGTCGAACCAGTTCGAAGCCTGCGCCTTCATCCGCTCGCGCGCTGGCGTGGACTACCCCGACATTCAGTATCATTTCCTGCCCATTGCCGTGCGCTATGATGGCAAGGCGGTGGCAGAGGGGCACGGGTTCCAGACCCATGTCGGCCCCATGCGTTCGCCCAGCCGGGGCTGGGTGAAACTGGCCAGCCCCCGCCCGGAAGATGCGCCGCGCATCTGCTTCAACTACATGAGCACGGCGCAGGATTGGGAAGATTTTCGCCGCTGCATCCGCCTGACGCGCGAGATCATGGGGCAGGCAGCCTTCGCGCCCTTTATGAAGCACGAAATCCAGCCGGGTGCGGGTGTCCGGGACGATGCCGCGCTGGATGAATTTATCCGCAACCATGTGGAAAGCGCCTATCACCCCTGCGGCACGGCGCGGATGGGGCGGCGCGACGATCCCTTGGCGGTGGTGGACCCGGAGGGCCGCGTGATCGGGGTGGAGGGGCTGCGCGTGGCTGACAGTTCAATCTTTCCGCGCATCCCGAACGGCAATTTGAACGCGCCTTCCATCATGGTGGGTGAGAAG
This genomic window from Roseibaca calidilacus contains:
- the betA gene encoding choline dehydrogenase; this encodes MQADYVVVGAGSGGCAVAYRLAEAGHSVIVVEAGGSDAGPFIQMPGALSYPMNMARYDWGYQTEPEPHLGGRRLACPRGRVLGGSSSINGMVYVRGHARDFDHWADQGADGWRFADVLPYFRRMENWQPGASPWRGQGGPLHVSRGKRENPLFAAFVEAGRQAGYPVTEDYNGAQQEGFGAMEATIHAGQRWSAARAYLRPAMATGRVRVVRGLAARVVFDAANRATGVALQGGRICHANAEVVLAASSLNTPKLLMLSGIGPAAHLAEHGITPRADRAGVGQNLQDHLELYLQYAASQPITLFKYWNLPGKAWVGAQWLLARKGPGASNQFEACAFIRSRAGVDYPDIQYHFLPIAVRYDGKAVAEGHGFQTHVGPMRSPSRGWVKLASPRPEDAPRICFNYMSTAQDWEDFRRCIRLTREIMGQAAFAPFMKHEIQPGAGVRDDAALDEFIRNHVESAYHPCGTARMGRRDDPLAVVDPEGRVIGVEGLRVADSSIFPRIPNGNLNAPSIMVGEKIADHILGRSLPPMNLEPWLHPDWAQAQR
- the betB gene encoding betaine-aldehyde dehydrogenase, whose protein sequence is MKAQPKASHFIGGGYVEDDAGKLFHSHYPATGEVIAQLHSATPAIVEQALAAAADAQTDWAARPPVERGRILHRAAQIMRARNRELSELETLDTGKPLQETLVADAASGADALEYFAGFAPTATGQTIPLGRDMAYTLREPLGVCAGIGAWNYPIQIAAWKAAPALAFGNALVFKPSEVTPLSALALAEILTEAGLPAGLFNVVQGAGDVGAALVSDSRVAKVSLTGSVPTGRKVYAQAAEGIRAVTMELGGKSPLIVFEDADLDNAVGAAMLGNFYSSGQICTNGTRVFVARAVLEPFLERLVARTKRIVLGDPLDEATQMGPLVSAAQAERVMGYIARGVAQGARLVCGGKSAGGWFVEPTVFADVTDEMTIAREEIFGPVMSVLAFDDEDEVIVRANATEYGLAAGVFTRDLTRAHRVVGRLQAGTCWINAYNLTPVEMPFGGVKASGVGRENGHAALEHYTRVKSVYLGMGDVDAPY